From Polyodon spathula isolate WHYD16114869_AA chromosome 26, ASM1765450v1, whole genome shotgun sequence, one genomic window encodes:
- the LOC121300509 gene encoding adenomatous polyposis coli protein 2-like: MGLLWLQSLLQSTLFGNEVLGGQRMMSSGASYQQLARQVEALRKENTHLRRELEDNSSHLSKLENETSDMKEILKQLQCKLEQEARTLASSGKTDVLDQLRELHMDLTNYYELKYQPHNLVAPQHCGEGGSRLAPQGSASDPRIGEESPLRSTARQGPLLQGEAGAQLPGSPDSLEKGAASMEGRVTVLQLEQLDKERTLLLGEIEKEEKERHWYYIQLQGLSKRLSELPCIDTFSVQMDLIRQQLEFEAQQLRSVMEERFGTGDEMVQRTQIRVARLEQLDKELQEAQDKVQHWDPQVSPASLVPVTLTQGGMSPASLVFPPSSCNSS, encoded by the exons GTGCTGGGTGGGCAGAGGATGATGAGCTCCGGGGCTTCATACCAACAGCTCGCCCGGCAGGTGGAGGCGCTGAGGAAGGAGAACACTCACCTCCGGAGGGAGCTAGAGGACAACTCCAGCCACCTGTCCAAGCTGGAGAATGAGACTTCCGACATGAAG GAGATTCTGAAGCAGCTGCAATGCAAACTCGAGCAGGAGGCACGCACCCTGGCCTCCTCCGGGAAGACAGATGTCCTGGACCAGCTCAGAG AGCTGCACATGGACTTGACAAACTACTACGAACTGAAGTATCAACCCCACAACCTGGTGGCCCCACAGCACTGCGGCGAGGGGGGCAGCAGACTCGCACCCCAGGGCTCTGCTTCGGACCCCCGAATAGGAGAGGAGAGCCCCCTGCGCAGCACGGCCAGGCAGGGGCCCTTGCTGCAGGGAGAGGCAGGAGCGCAGCTCCCTGGGTCTCCAGACAGCTTAGAGAAGGGAGCAGCCTCCATGGAGGGCCGGGTCACTGTGCTGCAGCTGGAGCAGCTTGATAAGGAGAG GACCCTCTTGCTGGGTGAGATTGAGAAGGAAGAGAAGGAGAGGCACTGGTACTACATTCAGCTGCAGGGCCTGTCCAAGCGGCTGTCTGAGCTGCCTTGCATTGACACG TTCTCCGTGCAGATGGACCTGATCCGACAGCAGCTGGAGTTTGAGGCTCAGCAGCTGCGCTCAGTCATGGAGGAACGCTTCGGCACCGGGGATGAAATGGTGCAGCGCACACAG ATCCGGGTGGCCCGTCTGGAGCAGCTGGACAAGGAGCTGCAAGAGGCCCAGGACAAGGTCCAGCACTGGGACCCCCAGGTGAGCCCTGCCAGCCTGGTACCAGTGACACTGACACAGGGAGGGATGAGCCCTGCCAGCCTG GTTTTCCCCCCCAGTAGCTGCAACAGCTCATAA
- the LOC121300455 gene encoding receptor expression-enhancing protein 6-like isoform X1 — translation MFTKLKERFEKFLNEKNFVTDCLAKIEEKTGIHRRYVATGSVSFIGLYLIFGYGASLLCNLIGFVYPAYFSIKAIESSNKEDDTKWLTYWVVYGIFSVAEFFSDIFLYWFPFYYAGKCVFLLWCMAPVAWNGSQILYKRLVRPFFLKHQASVDSVVNDLSGQAIHAAESLTRGATRLVTDHVLAHPKSQ, via the exons ATGTTCACCAAATTAAAAGAACGTTTTGAGAAGTTTCTTAACGAGAAGAACTTTGTAACAGACTGTCTCGCCAAAATAGAGGAGAAAACGGGAATCCACAGGCGTTATGTCGCCACAG GAAGTGTGTCGTTCATCGGCCTCTATCTCATCTTCGGTTATGGCGCTTCCCTGCTGTGTAATTTAATTGGGTTTGTGTATCCAGCTTATTTCTC GATTAAGGCTATTGAGAGCAGTAACAAGGAGGACGACACCAAGTGGCTGACTTACTGGGTGGTGTATGGTATCTTCAGCGTGGCCGAGTTCTTCTCCGACATCTTCCTCTACTGGTTCCCATTCTACTATGCTGGGAAG TGCGTGTTCCTGCTCTGGTGCATGGCTCCAGTTGCCTGGAACGGCTCTCAGATCCTGTACAAGCGCCTGGTCCGCCCCTTCTTTCTGAAGCACCAGGCCTCTGTGGACAGTGTGGTGAACGACCTGAGCGGCCAGGCCATCCACGCAGCCGAGAGCCTGACGCGGGGAG caaCCAGACTAGTCACAGACCACGTCCTTGCCCATCCAAAGTCGCAGTGA
- the LOC121300455 gene encoding receptor expression-enhancing protein 6-like isoform X2: protein MFTKLKERFEKFLNEKNFVTDCLAKIEEKTGIHRRYVATGSVSFIGLYLIFGYGASLLCNLIGFVYPAYFSIKAIESSNKEDDTKWLTYWVVYGIFSVAEFFSDIFLYWFPFYYAGKCVFLLWCMAPVAWNGSQILYKRLVRPFFLKHQASVDSVVNDLSGQAIHAAESLTRGVLHTLVQTKTLLPADTGPKELPATSQPD from the exons ATGTTCACCAAATTAAAAGAACGTTTTGAGAAGTTTCTTAACGAGAAGAACTTTGTAACAGACTGTCTCGCCAAAATAGAGGAGAAAACGGGAATCCACAGGCGTTATGTCGCCACAG GAAGTGTGTCGTTCATCGGCCTCTATCTCATCTTCGGTTATGGCGCTTCCCTGCTGTGTAATTTAATTGGGTTTGTGTATCCAGCTTATTTCTC GATTAAGGCTATTGAGAGCAGTAACAAGGAGGACGACACCAAGTGGCTGACTTACTGGGTGGTGTATGGTATCTTCAGCGTGGCCGAGTTCTTCTCCGACATCTTCCTCTACTGGTTCCCATTCTACTATGCTGGGAAG TGCGTGTTCCTGCTCTGGTGCATGGCTCCAGTTGCCTGGAACGGCTCTCAGATCCTGTACAAGCGCCTGGTCCGCCCCTTCTTTCTGAAGCACCAGGCCTCTGTGGACAGTGTGGTGAACGACCTGAGCGGCCAGGCCATCCACGCAGCCGAGAGCCTGACGCGGGGAG TTCTGCACACTCTGGTTCAAACCAAGACCTTGCTGCCTGCAGACACAGGCCCTAAAGAACTGCCTGCCACTTCT caaCCAGACTAG
- the LOC121300510 gene encoding proprotein convertase subtilisin/kexin type 4-like yields the protein MIRLLFFVHISKVYLEKKIYYTNSWAAHIVGSPEEAYKIAERHGFISLGKIFPDDNYYHLKHRAVAQTSLREHSSHNVRLKKHPRVRWFEQQTVKVRKRRDSINQKTDPMFNQQWYLSKGFNLNVLSAWERGYSGRGVVVTILDDGIEKNHPDLAANYDPDASYDINDNDPDPQPRYTDNDENRHGTRCAGEVAAVANNGVCGVGVAFRAGIGGVRMLDGHVTDIVEARSLSLNPQHIHIYSASWGPEDNGKTVDGPGRLAREAFLRGITYGRGGLGSIFLWASGNGGFRYDNCNCDGYTNSMYTLSVGSATQRGTVPWYSEACSSTLTTTYSSGSQHDRKIITTDIRQRCTDQHTGTSASAPLAAGIVALALEANPTLTWRDMQHLVIRASRPAELQASDWVTNGVGRPVSHHYGYGLLDAGKLVDLARNWEAVRPQRKCFIEVVRTPLTIPGRLVISRNVSACAGTPDWIRSLEHTQARLSLTYSRRGDLSITLTSPRGTRSTLVEIRPFDMSTLGYSDWSFMTTHSWDEDPRGLWTLELLNKGDYRNTGILTRFLLELYGTDENVMARRVESSVVHDCKVWSLQGGCRECQHPLYVFNHLCLVSCPPHHYEWTQILNSTPIRLCRACHPTCYTCRGSGAHNCTGCPSFSAFDSEKGGCLPPVYPKYLDMQEEAVSTGGLQRMAAVAGIIVGIPLATFCLMWAASWLLARLPAPSSALPASEVGGGTEMVRLHIPSEDEAGGSESEALNLGVQRDI from the exons ATGATTAGATTGCTATTTTTTGTTCATATAAGTAAAGtatatcttgaaaaaaaaatctactacaCGAATAGCTGGGCTGCCCACATTGTCGGCTCGCCCGAGGAGGCTTACAAGATTGCAGAGAGACACGGATTTATCAGCCTGGGCAAG ATTTTTCCAGATGATAATTACTACCACCTGAAGCACAGGGCAGTAGCTCAGACGTCTCTCAGGGAGCACAGCAGCCACAATGTGCGATTGAAAAAGCACCCAAGG GTTCGCTGGTTTGAGCAGCAGACTGTAAAAGTCCGGAAGAGAAGAGATTCTATCAACCAGAAGACCGACCCCATGTTCAATCAGCAGTGGTACCTG AGCAAAGGCTTTAATCTGAATGTGCTGTCTGCCTGGGAGCGAGGCTATTCAGGGAGGGGGGTTGTGGTCACAATACTGGACGATGGTATTGAGAAGAATCACCCTGACCTCGCTGCTAATTAT GACCCTGATGCTAGCTATGACATCAATGACAATGATCCGGACCCCCAGCCTCGTTACACAGACAACGATGAGAACCG GCACGGGACACGCTGCGCTGGGGAGGTCGCTGCTGTCGCCAACAACGGCGTGTGTGGAGTCGGGGTGGCGTTCCGCGCTGGCATTGGAG GTGTGCGCATGCTAGACGGCCATGTGACTGACATTGTGGAGGCTCGCTCCCTCAGCTTGAACCCTCAGCACATCCACATCTACAGCGCCTCCTGGGGGCCAGAGGACAACGGCAAGACCGTGGACGGGCCAGGCAGGCTGGCTAGAGAGGCTTTCCTCCGGGGCATCACTTAC GGGCGGGGCGGCCTGGGCTCCATCTTCCTTTGGGCCTCAGGGAACGGGGGGTTCCGCTACGACAACTGCAACTGCGACGGCTACACCAACAGCATGTACACGCTGTCTGTGGGCAGTGCCACTCAAAGGGGAACCGTGCCCTGGTACAGCGAAGCCTGCTCCTCCACCCTCACCACCACCTACAGCAGTGGCAGCCAGCACGACCGCAAGATC ATCACCACGGACATTCGGCAGCGCTGCACAGATCAGCACACAGGGACCTCTGCGTCTGCCCCGCTGGCTGCTGGGATTGTTGCTCTGGCACTGGAGGCAAA CCCCACTCTGACCTGGAGGGACATGCAGCACCTGGTGATCCGAGCCTCCCGGCCAGCAGAGCTGCAGGCCAGTGACTGGGTCACCAACGGAGTGGGGCGCCCTG TTAGCCACCATTACGGGTACGGTCTGTTGGATGCTGGGAAGCTGGTGGACCTGGCCAGGAATTGGGAGGCGGTTCGACCTCAGAGGAAGTGCTTCATCGAGGTGGTCAGAACCCCCCT GACGATCCCGGGGAGGCTGGTGATTAGCAGGAACGTGTCGGCGTGCGCAGGGACTCCAGACTGGATCCGCTCCCTGGAACACACGCAGGCACGCCTCTCCCTGACCTACAGCCGGCGGGGAGACCTGTCCATCACACTGACCAGCCCACGAGGGACGCGCTCCACTCTCGTCGAGATCAG GCCGTTTGACATGTCGACTCTGGGCTATAGTGACTGGTCTTTCATGACGACACACTCCTGGGACGAGGACCCCAGGGGCCTGTGGACCCTGGAGCTGCTGAACAAGGGGGATTACAGGAACACAG gcaTCCTGACACGCTTCCTGCTGGAGCTGTACGGGACGGACGAGAATGTGATGGCCCGCCGTGTGGAGAGCAGCGTGGTGCACGATTGCAAGGTCTGGAGTCTGCAGGGGGGCTGCAGAG AATGCCAGCACCCCTTGTATGTCTTCAACCACCTCTGCCTGGTCTCCTGCCCTCCCCACCACTACGAGTGGACCCAGATCCTCAACAGCACCCCGATCCGGTTGTGTCGTGCCTGTCACCCCACCTGCTACACTTGTCGGGGTAGCGGAGCCCACAACTGCACGGGCTGCCCGTCCTTCTCCGCCTTCGACTCCGAGAAGGGCGGCTGCCTCCCGCCTGTGTACCCAAAATACCTGGACATGCAGGAAGAGGCTGTGTCCACAGGGGGGCTGCAGCGCATGGCAGCCGTGGCAGGGATCATCGTGGGCATTCCCCTGGCGACCTTCTGCCTGATGTGGGCAGCTTCCTGGCTGCTGGCCCGCCTCCCCGCTCCCTCCAGCGCCCTGCCAGCCAGCGAGGTGGGCGGAGGCACGGAGATGGTGCGGCTGCACATCCCCAGCGAGGACGAGGCAGGGGGCAGTGAGAGCGAGGCGCTCAACCTGGGGGTCCAGAGGGACATTTGA